From Magnetococcales bacterium, a single genomic window includes:
- a CDS encoding AMP-binding protein, which yields MSFLRLLIGRLFRLRPLGLEHLPGRLVAANRHSRWDWLILAPFLKPESRIVLPRAELPATTVAFLFRGLHFLAEDDLDDAHLAFLVQQGHTVLFFPEPPGPASGFFRKIDFLPGLSLPWSVLALEGTERWQRLPRWNMTVVPLANADDPPPTARELQDGLGRALLAAREKRMTLWHSLITAARRQGRKTVILEDADGQRLDYQTLIFKAILLSRLLESRTAPGEHVGLMLPTTVGAVVTFFAFQAGGRIPAMLNFTAGSQPLRASCRTAHIRRVVTAHRFVRKARLQDLISDLDDLDFIYLEDLKPSVTLQLLLGSWWSSRFPRPAPIKEKTHEMAVILFTSGSEGDPKGVALSHDNLLANITQFLSRLDFGPKDVILNMLPMFHAFGLTVTTLAPLFRGMRVFCHPALLDYRAVARMAWKSGATVLAATDTFLRGYGRVADPVDFSSVRYCFAGAEPLQEPTRTLWMEKFGIRILEGYGATETAPVLSFNVPEACRTGSVGRLLPGVEWRLEPIPGIDAGGRLVVSGPNVMMGYFKPEDPGRVHPSRTEDGFTGYDTGDVVRIDADGFVWVLGRVKRFAKIGGEMVSLAAVEAVAMARWPEATHAVVALADPRKGETLVLVTTEHTLDRLDFVQALKDRGASLLMLPSRLVHCDTMPLLANGKVDFPRLHRLIQEETPL from the coding sequence ATGTCCTTTCTCAGGCTGTTGATCGGACGACTGTTTCGCCTTCGACCTTTGGGCCTTGAACATCTGCCGGGCCGTCTGGTGGCGGCCAACCGCCATTCCCGATGGGATTGGCTGATCCTGGCCCCCTTCCTGAAACCCGAGTCCCGGATCGTTCTTCCACGGGCGGAACTCCCTGCGACAACCGTTGCCTTCCTGTTTCGTGGTCTCCATTTTCTCGCCGAGGACGACCTCGACGACGCGCATCTGGCCTTCCTGGTCCAACAGGGCCATACCGTCCTTTTTTTTCCCGAACCTCCGGGTCCGGCCTCCGGTTTTTTTCGCAAGATTGATTTTCTTCCAGGGCTTTCTCTCCCCTGGAGCGTCCTTGCCCTGGAAGGAACGGAGCGGTGGCAGCGCCTTCCCCGATGGAACATGACGGTCGTTCCCCTCGCAAACGCCGATGATCCCCCACCAACGGCCCGCGAACTTCAGGATGGGCTGGGTCGGGCGCTGCTTGCGGCCCGGGAGAAAAGAATGACCCTGTGGCACTCCTTGATCACCGCCGCCCGGCGCCAGGGCCGGAAAACCGTCATCCTGGAAGACGCGGACGGACAGCGTCTCGATTACCAGACACTGATCTTCAAGGCCATCCTTTTGAGCCGTCTCCTGGAATCGCGTACCGCACCGGGAGAACATGTCGGTCTGATGCTCCCGACCACCGTGGGGGCCGTCGTCACCTTTTTCGCCTTCCAGGCGGGGGGACGGATTCCCGCGATGCTCAATTTCACGGCAGGATCCCAACCCCTTCGCGCCTCCTGCCGAACGGCGCATATTCGCCGGGTGGTGACGGCGCACCGGTTCGTTCGCAAAGCCCGGTTGCAAGACCTGATCTCGGACCTCGACGACCTCGACTTCATCTACCTGGAAGACCTGAAACCCTCGGTCACGTTGCAACTCCTGCTCGGCTCCTGGTGGTCGTCGCGGTTTCCCCGACCGGCACCCATCAAGGAAAAAACGCATGAGATGGCGGTCATTCTCTTCACCTCGGGGTCGGAGGGCGACCCCAAGGGGGTGGCGCTGTCCCACGACAATCTGCTGGCCAACATCACCCAGTTTCTTTCGCGACTGGATTTCGGCCCGAAGGATGTCATCCTCAACATGTTGCCGATGTTCCATGCCTTTGGTCTGACGGTCACCACCCTGGCGCCACTGTTCAGGGGAATGCGGGTATTCTGTCACCCGGCCCTTCTCGACTACCGCGCCGTGGCGCGAATGGCCTGGAAATCGGGGGCGACCGTCTTGGCGGCAACCGATACCTTTCTTCGCGGCTATGGCCGCGTGGCCGATCCGGTCGATTTTTCTTCCGTGCGCTATTGTTTCGCCGGCGCCGAACCGTTGCAGGAACCGACACGCACGCTGTGGATGGAAAAGTTCGGCATCCGCATCCTCGAAGGATATGGCGCCACCGAAACCGCCCCGGTATTGTCGTTCAACGTCCCGGAAGCCTGTCGCACGGGGAGCGTCGGACGGTTGTTGCCCGGAGTGGAATGGCGCCTGGAACCGATTCCGGGAATCGACGCGGGAGGACGCCTGGTGGTTTCCGGTCCCAACGTGATGATGGGCTATTTCAAACCCGAGGACCCGGGGCGGGTGCATCCTTCCCGAACGGAGGACGGGTTCACGGGATATGACACGGGAGACGTGGTCCGGATCGACGCGGATGGATTCGTCTGGGTCCTGGGACGGGTCAAACGGTTTGCCAAGATCGGCGGCGAAATGGTTTCCCTGGCCGCCGTCGAAGCGGTGGCAATGGCCCGATGGCCCGAGGCAACACATGCCGTGGTCGCCCTGGCGGACCCACGAAAAGGGGAAACCCTGGTCCTTGTCACAACCGAACACACCCTCGACCGCCTCGACTTCGTCCAGGCGCTCAAGGATCGAGGGGCGAGCCTCCTCATGCTCCCCTCGCGCCTGGTCCATTGTGACACAATGCCGCTCCTGGCCAACGGCAAGGTCGATTTTCCCCGGCTGCATCGGTTGATACAGGAAGAAACACCCCTTTGA
- a CDS encoding TolC family protein: MSRRTFFPPTIPMLLLAALLQSACAVKPEPLAETQILRRAQEDKVSFRQGVQPVVRPISLAEAMARAIRYNLDHRLKAMETALALGQSRLSRYQLLPQVTLQAGYSGRNNDQGSSSRSLLTGESSLEASTSSDRWVGDADLAMTWNVLDFGVSYYRARQQADRHLVARQRQRKVIHNIIQEVRQAYWRAAVAQELLPDIDTFLAEANLALEDAKKSEEALLQQPMDTLRYRMGLLETVYQIITLQRDLSVAKTQLAALINHDLTKEFTLEIPDHEKLPLPAVPQDIQLMERMALYLRPELREEDYQKRIDVAETRLTLLQALPGLGLEAGVHGSTNRFLYHGQWADGGLKLAWNLINLAAGNDTLAAADLREETGNVRRLSLGMAILTQLHVALIRYNQTLEEYELVKNMSQTADRIQHHANEARQTMTGLDVIQAQARAIYRRMQLGLSHAELQNAASQIQVTIGLDPLPSSLESGDLKSLTHTLEKVLQHWQTGEIELGTLAAHSQEQDKG; the protein is encoded by the coding sequence TTGTCCCGTCGAACGTTCTTCCCCCCCACGATCCCGATGCTCCTTTTGGCAGCCCTCCTGCAATCGGCCTGCGCCGTCAAGCCGGAACCCCTGGCGGAAACCCAGATCCTGCGCCGGGCCCAGGAGGACAAGGTCTCCTTCCGACAGGGGGTGCAGCCGGTCGTCCGCCCCATCTCCCTGGCGGAGGCGATGGCCCGGGCGATCCGTTACAATCTCGATCACCGCCTCAAGGCCATGGAGACGGCCCTGGCGCTGGGGCAATCCCGTCTTTCGCGCTATCAACTCCTCCCCCAGGTCACCCTCCAGGCCGGATATTCAGGCCGGAACAATGATCAGGGATCGTCCAGCCGCTCGCTCCTGACCGGAGAAAGCAGCCTTGAGGCCTCGACCTCCTCCGACCGATGGGTCGGCGACGCCGATCTGGCGATGACCTGGAATGTCCTCGATTTCGGAGTGAGTTATTACCGCGCCCGACAACAGGCGGACCGTCATCTGGTTGCCCGGCAACGGCAACGCAAGGTGATCCACAACATCATCCAGGAGGTACGTCAGGCCTACTGGCGCGCCGCCGTCGCCCAGGAATTGTTGCCCGACATCGACACCTTCCTGGCAGAGGCCAATCTTGCCCTGGAAGACGCGAAAAAATCGGAAGAAGCGCTGTTGCAACAGCCCATGGATACCCTGCGCTATCGGATGGGTCTCCTGGAAACGGTGTATCAAATCATCACCCTGCAACGTGACCTGTCGGTCGCCAAGACGCAACTGGCGGCATTGATCAACCATGATCTGACGAAGGAATTCACCCTCGAAATTCCCGATCATGAAAAACTGCCCTTGCCCGCGGTCCCCCAGGACATCCAGCTCATGGAACGAATGGCGCTGTATCTGCGTCCGGAGTTGCGCGAGGAGGATTATCAAAAACGGATCGATGTCGCCGAAACCCGACTGACCTTGTTGCAGGCCCTTCCCGGCCTTGGTCTGGAAGCGGGGGTTCACGGATCGACCAATCGATTTCTCTATCATGGACAATGGGCCGATGGTGGACTCAAACTGGCGTGGAACCTGATCAATCTGGCTGCCGGCAACGATACCCTCGCCGCCGCCGACCTCCGGGAGGAGACCGGAAATGTGCGCCGTCTGTCCCTGGGAATGGCCATCCTGACCCAGCTTCATGTGGCCCTGATCCGCTACAACCAGACCCTGGAAGAGTATGAACTGGTCAAGAACATGAGCCAGACCGCCGACCGGATACAACACCATGCCAACGAGGCCCGCCAGACCATGACCGGACTGGATGTCATTCAGGCGCAGGCGCGGGCCATCTACCGCCGCATGCAACTGGGACTTTCCCATGCCGAACTGCAAAACGCGGCAAGCCAGATCCAGGTCACCATCGGCCTCGATCCCCTTCCCTCTTCCCTGGAATCGGGCGATCTGAAAAGCCTGACCCACACCCTCGAAAAAGTCCTCCAACACTGGCAAACGGGAGAAATCGAACTGGGCACCCTTGCCGCGCACTCCCAGGAGCAGGACAAAGGATGA
- a CDS encoding efflux RND transporter periplasmic adaptor subunit has product MKIFVVPWILGIVLGLAPPLAVAGPDTADAPSKIQTAENTEEAEGLRGLLVASQEAILSSDLAGRILEIRRDTRQKFNKGEVLIRFHCPDREARLQKAKAQLAAIDKRLNVQRKLVELRSTSLLDVELLEAERLGALAEMAIHQAEIGQCTLLAPFDGRVAERLVKPFETVTQGQPLLDITGLLPFEIHILLPSNLLSRIKSGMPVSIDLDETGKHYPARIDHAGGRINPAGQTVRVVARMATFEEELLPGMSGPVRIEFSPSIENRSQ; this is encoded by the coding sequence ATGAAGATTTTTGTCGTTCCATGGATCCTGGGAATCGTTCTGGGACTCGCCCCGCCACTTGCCGTGGCAGGTCCTGATACTGCCGATGCCCCGTCAAAAATCCAGACAGCGGAAAATACAGAAGAGGCGGAAGGATTGCGCGGATTACTGGTGGCTTCCCAGGAGGCGATTCTTTCCAGCGACCTGGCGGGACGCATTCTTGAAATCCGGCGCGACACCCGGCAAAAATTCAACAAGGGCGAAGTCCTGATCCGCTTTCATTGTCCCGACCGCGAGGCGCGACTGCAAAAGGCCAAGGCACAATTGGCCGCCATCGACAAACGGTTGAACGTCCAGCGCAAACTTGTCGAACTGCGCTCGACCAGCCTTCTGGATGTCGAACTCCTCGAAGCGGAACGGCTGGGCGCCCTGGCGGAAATGGCCATTCACCAGGCCGAAATCGGCCAATGCACCCTGCTGGCCCCATTCGACGGTCGCGTCGCCGAACGCCTCGTCAAACCGTTCGAAACCGTCACCCAGGGACAACCCCTGTTGGACATCACAGGTCTGCTCCCCTTCGAAATCCATATCCTCCTGCCATCGAACCTGTTGTCGCGCATCAAATCGGGAATGCCGGTCTCAATCGACCTGGATGAAACGGGAAAACATTATCCGGCCCGCATCGACCACGCGGGGGGACGCATCAATCCCGCCGGACAAACAGTGCGCGTGGTCGCCAGAATGGCCACCTTCGAGGAAGAACTCCTCCCCGGAATGAGCGGACCGGTCCGCATCGAATTTTCCCCCTCGATCGAAAACCGGTCTCAATAA
- the flhB gene encoding flagellar biosynthesis protein FlhB, whose product MAEDTDQESKTEEPTSKRVQDARNKGQVTSSREVGTALLLMAATGTFYFQGENLWMSMQNKMRIFFAGFINDGLQPQGVVVLVQEMITGLLLDLMPLFILLTIVSILGSIMQHGFLFTFDPIMPKLSKINPIQGLSRLFSMRSIVELIKSIIKISVISVAVYIALEGSALEIFRLSDTNLGHVVRVLGADVMHLLILVTIAFVGLAVVDFVYQQHDYVKNLRMTKQEVKDELKQMEGDPLIKGRIRQIQREMAQRRMMEEVPKADVVITNPTQYAVALLYKQGEMMAPKLIAKGRGRIAQRIREIAREHKVVLVENPPLARSLYSDVPLEAVIPPQLFKAVAQVLAYVYSLRRNRNY is encoded by the coding sequence ATGGCCGAGGATACCGACCAGGAGTCAAAAACCGAGGAACCGACCTCGAAGCGGGTCCAGGATGCCCGCAACAAGGGACAGGTCACCTCTTCTCGGGAGGTTGGCACTGCCCTGCTGCTGATGGCCGCGACCGGAACGTTCTATTTCCAGGGGGAGAACCTCTGGATGTCGATGCAGAATAAAATGCGGATCTTCTTTGCCGGATTCATCAACGACGGTCTTCAACCCCAGGGGGTCGTCGTCCTGGTCCAGGAAATGATCACCGGTCTGCTGCTCGACCTGATGCCCTTGTTCATTCTGTTGACCATCGTCAGCATTCTCGGGTCCATCATGCAGCACGGATTTTTGTTCACCTTCGACCCGATCATGCCCAAGTTGAGCAAGATCAATCCGATTCAGGGGTTGTCGCGTCTGTTCTCGATGCGATCCATCGTCGAATTGATCAAGTCGATCATCAAGATTTCGGTCATTTCGGTCGCGGTCTATATTGCCCTCGAAGGCAGCGCTCTGGAAATCTTCCGTCTTTCCGATACCAATCTGGGCCATGTGGTTCGGGTTCTCGGTGCCGATGTGATGCATCTGTTGATCCTTGTGACCATTGCCTTCGTCGGTTTGGCGGTCGTCGATTTTGTCTATCAGCAGCATGATTATGTCAAAAATTTGCGCATGACCAAACAGGAGGTCAAGGACGAACTCAAACAGATGGAAGGTGACCCGTTGATCAAGGGGCGGATCCGTCAGATTCAACGGGAAATGGCGCAGCGACGCATGATGGAAGAGGTGCCCAAGGCGGATGTCGTCATCACCAATCCCACCCAGTATGCCGTGGCTCTGCTTTACAAGCAGGGGGAGATGATGGCCCCGAAGCTGATCGCCAAGGGGCGTGGCCGCATTGCCCAGCGTATTCGGGAAATCGCCCGGGAACACAAGGTCGTTCTGGTGGAAAACCCGCCTCTGGCCCGCTCATTGTATTCCGACGTCCCTTTGGAAGCGGTCATCCCGCCGCAACTGTTCAAGGCGGTGGCCCAGGTTTTGGCCTATGTCTACAGTCTGCGGCGCAATCGGAATTATTGA
- the fliR gene encoding flagellar biosynthetic protein FliR, whose protein sequence is MDPLALIDFLGFGVGEVERAFLILSRLTGLFLAAPFYSRAAGPRRVKSALILALTVVLFPLVDPWSGEGKGQVTSMIAAGVSEVVIGAVIGMLVHWVLVAVQVAGSLIGFQMGLSMAMVMDPTSGMQEGVLSNLLYLTVLMLFLSVGGHYLLLEGIARSFQTLPLGEGLPHAGNLLESAMKAMATMFELSLLISAPILVATTLLYIGMGLINRASPQIQVFFLAMPVAQMVGFLIMGLTLILFGKVMMQEMDTFFAFAFKAVGF, encoded by the coding sequence TTGGATCCATTGGCGCTCATCGATTTTCTCGGTTTTGGCGTCGGTGAGGTGGAACGGGCCTTTCTGATTCTGTCGCGGCTCACGGGTCTGTTTCTCGCGGCGCCGTTCTATTCGCGGGCCGCGGGTCCCAGACGGGTCAAATCGGCGCTGATCCTGGCCCTTACGGTGGTTCTTTTTCCGCTGGTGGACCCGTGGAGCGGCGAGGGCAAGGGACAGGTGACCTCCATGATCGCCGCCGGGGTCTCCGAGGTCGTCATCGGCGCCGTCATCGGCATGCTGGTTCACTGGGTGTTGGTGGCGGTTCAGGTCGCGGGCAGCCTGATTGGCTTTCAAATGGGCCTGTCGATGGCCATGGTGATGGATCCGACCTCGGGGATGCAGGAAGGGGTCCTTTCCAACCTGCTCTATCTGACGGTGCTGATGCTGTTTTTGTCGGTTGGCGGACATTACCTGCTTCTGGAGGGAATCGCCCGTTCGTTTCAAACCCTTCCCCTGGGTGAAGGATTGCCCCATGCGGGCAACCTTCTGGAATCGGCCATGAAGGCGATGGCGACCATGTTCGAGCTTTCCCTGTTGATTTCCGCCCCCATCCTTGTGGCGACCACGCTGCTTTACATCGGCATGGGACTCATCAACCGCGCCTCGCCGCAGATCCAGGTGTTTTTCCTGGCCATGCCGGTGGCTCAGATGGTCGGTTTCCTCATCATGGGGCTGACCCTGATTCTGTTCGGCAAGGTCATGATGCAGGAAATGGATACGTTTTTTGCCTTTGCGTTCAAGGCAGTGGGGTTTTGA